DNA from Lentibacillus amyloliquefaciens:
GGCATGAAGATGTGTGAACTACTGCATTCCGGCAATCTTCTCATTGCGCTTTATCATTTGCTCATAGCGCTTTTCAAACTTCACCAGTTCCTCATCAGAAAAATCATGTGTGACAATCCAATCGCTCACATCCTGAAGAGCGCTTAGCACCCGTTCTTTCATGTCAGCAACCGTCAACTTCACGCCTAAGAGCTCCGACAATGAAGCCATCACATCAGGGTTAACATCCGGATAGGTGAATGGCGTTTCTTCACCTTTTTTAGCGGCATCATAAAAGTTCTGTACAAGCTTGGCTCGCTCCTGACCTTTTCCTTCCACATCCAGATAAATTTGAATAGCGGCTCCATTGCGGACACGCCGCTGTGAAATGCCGGCAAATTTGCGCCCGCCGATGCTTAAGTCATAGTCACCGGGGCAATACGACCCGACAATTTCATATGCCTCAATGTCACGTGTCAGGTCACGCAGCATGAACCGGATAAAACTGACCATTGCTTCATAACAGTCATAGATGGAGACGTTTTTCATATCCGGTAAGACAAGTGATATATTCAAAACGCCCTCATCCAAAGCAACAGCAAGACCGCCGGAATTCCGAATCACCGCATAATAGCCGCTCTCTGCAAGCAACCTGATGCCTTCCTCCAGATAGGGCAGGCGTGAATCGGGGATGCCGAGCACAACGGTATCAGGGTGCACCCAAAGACGGAGTGCCGGCGTTGCCTCGCCGCTTCCGGGAAATAGTGACAGGGCGTCATCAACAGCGAATGACGTCAAAGCTGTATAAGGCTTTTCATGAAAATATTTTTTTTCTGAATGGTCAAGATAACGAAATTGCCTGTGTGCGACTATATCTTCCCAATTTTTCATATGCTGCTCCTTCGATTACATCTTTTATCCTTAGGGTAACTATTATATAATAAATGATAACATTGTCGAAAGAAACGGATGGGACAAAATGCCTTATAAAGACGAGCAATTACATGAAGAAAAAGTTTTTAAAGATCCGGTACACCGCTATGTCCACGTTCAGGACCGGGTGATTTGGGATTTGATTGCAGCGCCTGAATTTCAGCGGCTGCGGCGGATTAAGCAGCTCGGCACGTCAAATTTGACGTTTCACGGGGCTGAGCATAGTCGGTTCAATCATTCACTCGGTGTTTATGAAATTGTCCGGCGCATTATCGGGAATTTTGAAGACCGCGCCAACTGGAATGATGACGAACGCTTGCTTTGTTTATGTGCAGCCCTGTTGCACGATTTGGGACACGGACCATTTTCACATTCATTCGAAAAAGCGTTTAAATTGGATCATGAACACTTTACCCAGCAGATTATTCTTGGTGATACACAAATACATACGATTCTCGAACGCGTCGAGATGGGATTTTCCCAAAAAGTCGCTGATGTCATTGATAAAACTTACGAGGATAAGCTTGTTGTCAGCCTCATTTCCAGCCAGATTGATGCTGACCGGATGGATTACCTGCAGCGCGATGCCTATTTTACAGGTGTCAGCTATGGCCATTTTGACATGGAACGTATTCTGCGCGTCATGCGTCCGATTGAAGACCAGGTTGTCATCAAATCCAGCGGCATGCATGCAGTTGAAGACTATATCATGAGCCGTTATCAGATGTACTGGCAGGTCTATTTCCATCCGGTCACGCGAAGTGCCGAAGTGATTTTGTCGAAAATTCTTCACCGGGCCAAGTATCTATTTGAAAACGATTATACCTTTAAGTTGAAACCATTTCATTTTGTTTCATTTTTTAAAGAAGATGTCGGGCTTACCGATTATTTGAAGCTTGATGAATCGATTGTTTTCTACTATTTTCAGCTCTGGCAGGAGGAAGACGATGCTATATTACGGGATTTGTGCGAACGGTTTATTAATCGCCGCCTGTTCAAATATATTGAATTTAATCCGAATCTGCAGATGAAGGAATGGATGGAGCTTTCCGAGCTGTTTAAAAAGGCTGGCGTTGACCCTGACTATTATTTGGAAGTCGACTCGTCATCAGACCTGCCGTATGATTTTTACCGGCCGGGTGAAGAGGATGAACGCTTGCCGATTAATCTGCTGATGCCTGACGGGCAGCTAAAAGAGCTCTCACGAAATTCGGACATTGTTGAATCCATTTCCGGGAAAAAGCGTACAGATCACAAACTGTATTTTCCGGCTGATGTTCTTAAAGAGCTGAATGATGATAATCCGGCTAAGCAGCGCATCATGGAACTGTTAAATCTTGAACAACCGTTAAAAGGGGAGAACGAATATGCTGACTAATCACGCGAAACTCATGCAATTTTTTGCGGCGGCAAATGAAGTGTCCGGGCGAAAGAGACTGCAAAAAATGATTTATATCCTGCAAAAATGCCATGTTCCGTTTGAGGAAAAATACCAATTTCATTTTTATGGGCCATATTCGGAAGAACTGTCTTTACGGATTGAGGAATTGTGTAATTTGGGATTCATTTCTGAGGAAAAAGAGTCCAAAAGTAATTATATCCAATATCATTATCAGATCACTGACGACGGAAATGAATTTTTGAATCAGTTTCAAATGGAAATGCCGGATATGACAGCGCCAATCGCACATATGAAGACGAAAAGTTCCCGGTTTCTCGAGCTTGTTGCCACAATGCTTTACTTTGAAGGGCTGCCCCGGGAAGGAATTGAGAAAAAAATCCATACAGTCAAGCCGAAACAAAAATACACCGATGCTGAAATAGATGAGGCTTTTCAATTCATTAACCTGAACAGGCCTGTGCAGTAAGCTTTGGATGAAAGGCTGCGGAATGATATGCTACAATTGGAATCAGAATAGATTAGGAGGGTTCTTGTAATGGCAGATCAATCTTCCAACCAGAAGAAGAACAATCAATTCACAATCATAAAAGACGACCCGAACGATGGACACGACGGTTATGGCATTGGCTCAATCAGCCTTGAAAATATGTCGTCTGTTATTGTCGATCCGAATGAAGACCGTGCCTATGTTGACATGGAAGCGATGCATGCCCGCAGCAGTGTGGAGCGGCGCGTGAAGTTCCAGGATGACAAAGAGGTTGTTGCCAATGGCAAACTCTACTGGATTGTCTGGGTGACAACTGAAAAAGGCGAAAACGGCCCATACTTTGCAGGCGTCGGGGCATGTGAAATGATTGTTGATCGTTCAATCAAGCGTGCCTATAAATCAATGCCGGAGCATGTTAAACATATGGAGAAGTCCCTGAAAGGCCAAATTATTGTTGACAACATGGATGACCATTCCAAAAAACTGCTGAAAGATTTCCTTGTGGATTTTGAAGGCGGCGATATGTGGAAAAACTCGACGAACGAATTGAAACAAGCACTTGAAGTCGAATAATAATCGTTCAGCGGATGTTTTTTCCCCGGATGATGTGAATAATTTGTGACTTATTTA
Protein-coding regions in this window:
- a CDS encoding lipoate--protein ligase family protein, with translation MKNWEDIVAHRQFRYLDHSEKKYFHEKPYTALTSFAVDDALSLFPGSGEATPALRLWVHPDTVVLGIPDSRLPYLEEGIRLLAESGYYAVIRNSGGLAVALDEGVLNISLVLPDMKNVSIYDCYEAMVSFIRFMLRDLTRDIEAYEIVGSYCPGDYDLSIGGRKFAGISQRRVRNGAAIQIYLDVEGKGQERAKLVQNFYDAAKKGEETPFTYPDVNPDVMASLSELLGVKLTVADMKERVLSALQDVSDWIVTHDFSDEELVKFEKRYEQMIKRNEKIAGMQ
- a CDS encoding HD domain-containing protein — its product is MPYKDEQLHEEKVFKDPVHRYVHVQDRVIWDLIAAPEFQRLRRIKQLGTSNLTFHGAEHSRFNHSLGVYEIVRRIIGNFEDRANWNDDERLLCLCAALLHDLGHGPFSHSFEKAFKLDHEHFTQQIILGDTQIHTILERVEMGFSQKVADVIDKTYEDKLVVSLISSQIDADRMDYLQRDAYFTGVSYGHFDMERILRVMRPIEDQVVIKSSGMHAVEDYIMSRYQMYWQVYFHPVTRSAEVILSKILHRAKYLFENDYTFKLKPFHFVSFFKEDVGLTDYLKLDESIVFYYFQLWQEEDDAILRDLCERFINRRLFKYIEFNPNLQMKEWMELSELFKKAGVDPDYYLEVDSSSDLPYDFYRPGEEDERLPINLLMPDGQLKELSRNSDIVESISGKKRTDHKLYFPADVLKELNDDNPAKQRIMELLNLEQPLKGENEYAD
- a CDS encoding YwgA family protein, with translation MLTNHAKLMQFFAAANEVSGRKRLQKMIYILQKCHVPFEEKYQFHFYGPYSEELSLRIEELCNLGFISEEKESKSNYIQYHYQITDDGNEFLNQFQMEMPDMTAPIAHMKTKSSRFLELVATMLYFEGLPREGIEKKIHTVKPKQKYTDAEIDEAFQFINLNRPVQ
- a CDS encoding YwhD family protein; translated protein: MADQSSNQKKNNQFTIIKDDPNDGHDGYGIGSISLENMSSVIVDPNEDRAYVDMEAMHARSSVERRVKFQDDKEVVANGKLYWIVWVTTEKGENGPYFAGVGACEMIVDRSIKRAYKSMPEHVKHMEKSLKGQIIVDNMDDHSKKLLKDFLVDFEGGDMWKNSTNELKQALEVE